GTTGACGAAATCGGCGATCTCGTAGCGGTCGCCGGCCTCCAGGATCACGGTCTTGATGCCCCGCTGGGCCAATTCGTTGCCGAGCGTCCCGCCGCCCGCGCCGGAGCCGACGATGACGACGACCGAGTCGTCGGTGAGGTCGAAGCGTGCCATCGGTGCCCCCTCAGACCTTGTCGACCCAGTCGATGTCGTTGAACCCGCGCTCCAGGTAGCCGCCGTGCTCCGCCGAGGAGCCCTCGTAGCCGAGCTTCCGCCACAGCGGCTTCTGGTTGTAGAGCGAGACGACCAGATCGGCGCGGATCTTCTTGAAGAACTCGCCCGTCTCGATGCCCCGCAGCAGGGGCACCCGGTCGTCCTCCCAGCCGACGTCGAGATAGGGTTTGCCGTGCTGGGCCTTCGCGGCGGCGTCGAGGCCGGCGACGCCCTCCTCCAGCAGGGTGCGGGTGCCGGCATCCGCGGCTGCCTTGGCGTCCCAGGGCAGGATCGCGGTGCGGTAGTATTGGTCCGAGAGCTGGTCGTGCGGGTAGATGTCCCGCGCCATTAGCACCAGGGTCTTGAGGCTGTGGGGGGTGAGCGCCTGCGCGCCCTCGGCCCAGGCCTCGGAGGTGACCCTGGAGGCCAGTGCGGCCGCCGGTGCGGCGGCGGCCGCACCCTTGAGGAAAGTCCGCCGGTCGACCGGCGTGCGCCTGTCTACGAGCCTCATCGTTCCTCCCGGCGGATGGTACCCGCCTGCCCCTTCGGCGGGGCCATCTCGATTTTGAACGATTAAAGCGTGTGCTCCGGCGCCTGTCCACCGGAATACCCGGCGCCCGAATGCCGCGATGACACTGTCATCCAGATGTTTTCCTTCAGACGACTCGATGAGAATACAACATTCAAAAAAGATCACATCCAGTCCGACTGCCAAGCCTCACGAACTGCCAAGCCTCACGGAGCGATTGCGGGCGTCCGCTGCTCCCAAGATCAGGGGCCTGGGCTCCCATGACTGCCCTCTGCGCCAGGACTGTTAACCTGTCATTCCGGAACTGCGCAGGCGAGCCCGGAATGACGGCGCGGGTGTCGTACGACGCCCCCTGCTCGACGACAGCCCATCCCGCAATCCGCATTCACCGCGCGTGATCCCGAGTGACGATCCCGGGCCATCCTCTCATTTCCGTGAAGCTCGGGTGGCTGGCGGGATGGACATCTTGGCATCCGGTATGGAGCATCCACGCCAACGCCGGGCCTCGAGCATCGGCGATGGGACGGATACGCCAATGACGACGACGCGTCGCGTTTTTCTGACCGGTGCCGCCTCCGCGCTCGCGGGCGGTCTGGCGCCGGGGGTGATCCGCTCGGCCTGCGCGCAGGGCGCCGGGTCGACGGTGCGGATCGGCATGGTGCTGCCGGTGACCGGCCCCGGCGCCGATGCCGGGCGCTACGCGCTCGCCGGCGCCAAGATCGCCCTGGAGGCGGTCAACAAGGCGGGCGGGGTGCTGGGCAAGCCGCTGGAGATCGTCACCGAGGACGACCAGACCACCAATCCCGGCGCGGTCTTCGCCTTCTCCAAGCTCGCCTCGCAGAGCGACCTCGTGGGCTTCCTGGGCTCGATCCGATCGACCCAGAACCACGCCATGGCGCCCGACATCCTGAAGACGGGCAAGCCGGTCTGCTTCGGCGGCACCGACCCGGTGCTGACACAGCTCGGCAATCCGTGGCTGTTCCGCTTCCGGCCCAACGACAGCTTCTCGGCCCAGGTGATCGCCGAGCACGGCGTCAACGGGCTCGGCAAGAAGAAGTGGGCGATCATCCACTCCACCGACGCCTTCGGCACCAGCGGCGCCAAGGCGCTGACCGAGAGCCTCGGCAAGGGCGGCGCCACGGTCGCCCTCGACCAGGGCTACACCAACCAGAGCCAGGACTTCACCCCGGTGGTGCTGGCGATCCGCCAGTCGGGCGCCGACGTGATCGGCTCGTACTTCACCTTCGAGAACGACATCGGCATCTTCGCCCGGCAGCTGCGCCAGCTCGGCGTCACCGCGCCCTGGGTCGGCTCGCCGTCGATCACCAACGTGACCGCCCTGAAGCTCGCCGGGCCGTCGCTGTACGGCACCTACGGCGTGGCCGACTACGCCGAGGAATCGAGCGACGCCGCCCGCGCCTACGGCAAGGCCTACCGGGCGGTGATGAAGATCGCCCCCGACAACCAGTCGTCCTGGACCTTCGACGCCGTGACGGTGCTGGCCAAGGCGATCAACGCGGCGGGCAAGACCGACCCGCAGGCGATCCGCGAGGCGATCCTGGCGGTGCGCGGCCACGAGGGCGCCGAGGGCACCTACAACTTCGACAAGAACGGCGACGGCCTGCACGGCTACAACGTCGTGCGCAACGACAAGGGCAACATCGTCTTCGACCGGCGGATCGACTTCTACAAGGGTTGAGATGCGCGTGTTTCCTGCCGGCGCGCCTTCCCTCCCCCGCAGAGGGGGGAGGGAGAGGCGCGGAGACGTCTCCGACCCGGCTGCGTGAACGGCATAAGCCGCCCGCGATCGGGCACGGCTCCAGGACCATCGGACCCATCACCGAAGGACACATGAGAGTGCGGACCGCATGGACCTGATCCTGCAGCTTCTCTTCACCGGGATCGGCATCGGCTCCGTCTACGCCCTGGTGGCGCTCGGCTTCGTGCTGATCTTCCGCGCCACCAACGTGGTGAACTTCGCCCAAGGCGAGTTCTCGATGGTGGCGGCCTTCCTGATGGTGGTCTTCGCCGTCGACCTCCAGTGGCCCTACTGGCTGTCGCTGCTCCTCACCTTGGGCGGGATGGCGCTGCTCGGCGCCCTGTTCAACCTCGGCGTCTACTATCCCCTGCGCCACCGCAGCTACCTGCCGGTGATCATCTCCACCATCGGCGCATCGATCTTCCTGGCCAACACCACGCTCGCCCTCTACGGGCCGCAGCCGCAGGTGCTCCCGCCCGTCTTCGAGACGCAGGGGTTCCTGCTCGGCCCGGTCTTCCTCGACAGCCAGTACCTGCTGATCATCGCGGTGACGGCGGCCCTGGTGGCGTTCCAGTACTGGTTCTTCGAGCACACGCTCGTCGGCAAGAAGCTGCAGGCGACCTCGCAGGACAAGGAAATGGCCGCCCTGCTGGGCATCCCGGTGGCCGGGATGATCATGCTGACCTTCGTGTACAGCGCCGTGCTCGGCGGCATCGCCGGCATCCTGGTGGCGCCGGTGCTGTTCGTGTCGATCCAGATGGGCGCCACCATCGCGCTGAAGGCCTTCGCGGCGACCATCATCGGCGGCTTCGGCGACGTCACCGGGGCGATCATCGGGGGTCTCGCCCTCGGCATCATCGAGACCTTCGGGGCGGCCTACGTCTCGGTGCCCTACAAGGACGCCTTCGCGTTCCTGGTCCTGATCGTCTTCCTGGTCGTGCGCCCGCAGGGCCTGTTCGGCGAGCGCGTGGCGGAGAAGGCGTGAGGACGGCATGAGCGGCACCCCCTCCCCCATCGCCGCCGCGGCGCCGGTGCCCGCCCCGCGTCGGTTCCCCCTCGGCAGCCTCGCCTACGCGGTCCTGGCCGCCGGCCTCGTGGCGCTCGCCGCCACGACGCCGCTCAACGGCTACGCCCTCAACATCCTGATGCAGGCGGCGACCTACGCCATCGCGGTGATCGGGCTCACCGTGGTGCTGGGTCTGTGCGGGCAGATCAACCTCGCCCAGGCGGGCTTCTTCGGGATCGGCGCCTACGCGGTCGGCCTCGGCACGGTCGACGGGGGGCTGAACTTCTGGATCTGCCTCATCACCGGCCTCGGCCTCGCGGTGGTGCTCGGCGCTGCGCTCGGCGCCTCGACGCTGCGCCTCGGCGGCCACTACCTCGCCATGGTGACGATCTCGTTCCAGCAGATCCTGACCCTGGTGCTGACCAACTGGATCCCCGTCACCCACGGGCCCGACGGCGTGCCGAACATCCGCCGCCCGGCCCTGTTCGCCGACGGGCAGAGCTACCTCGCGCTCTGCGTGCTGGTGCTGGCGATCGTCGGCTGGCTGGTCTGGCACATGCCGCGGACCCGCCTCGGGCGCGCCATGCGGGCGGTGCGCGACAACGAGCTGGCGGCGGGGGTGTCGGGCATCGACATCTACCGCACCAAGGTCGCGGCCTTCGCCCTGGGGGCGCTGCTGGCGGGGCTCGGCGGCGGGCTGTTTGCCGGCAGCTTCACCTATATCAGCCCGGACCAGTTCTCCTTCGCCGAGTCGATCGTCTTCCTGACGATGGCGCTGCTCGGCGGCGTCGGCTCGCCGGTCGGCGCCGTGATCGGCACCGCCCTGCTGATCCTGATCCCGGAATGGCTCCGCTTCCTCAAGGAGATCCCGGGGCTCTACCTCGCGATCTACGGGCTCGCGGTGATCCTGATCGTGGTGTTCATGCCGGACGGGATCTGGGGTTTTCTGGGCGATCAGGTCCGGCGCCTGCGCCGGGCCCGCCCGGCCCCGGCCCCCGCCGCCGAGCTGACCCTGAGCCAGGGCGAGGCCTCCGGGGCGCCGATGCTGGAGGTGTCGGAGCTCGCCAAGCATTTCGGCGGCCTCAAGGCCGTGGACGCGGTGAGCTTCACGGTGGCGCGGGGCGGCATCCACGCGCTGATCGGCCCGAACGGCTCGGGCAAGACCACGACGCTCAACGTCCTCTCGGGCCTCTACAGCCCCACGGGCGGCACCGTGCGGCTCGCCGGGCAGGACGTCACGCGCCTGCCGCCGCACCGGCGGGCGGCCGCCGGGATCGGGCGCACCTTCCAGAACATCCGCCTGTTCCGCTCGATGAGCGCCCTGGAGAACGTCGTCATCGGCGCCGAGCGGCCCAACAACCCGCTGGGCGCGAGCGACCGGGCGAGCCTGGAGGCCCGCGCCCGAGCGGCCTTGGCCTTCGTCGGCCTGGAGGGGCGGGCGGAGGAGCCGATCTCGGGCTTCTCGTACGGCCACCAGCGGCTGATCGAGATCGCCCGGGCGCTGGCCGGCAACCCCGTGCTGCTCCTCCTCGACGAGCCGGCCGCCGGGCTCAATTCCAGCGAGAAGAACGCCCTGACGGTGCTCCTGCGCCGGATGGCCGCCAAGGGCCTGACCATCCTGATCATCGACCACGACATGACGCTGGTGAGCGACGTGGCGAGCCACGTCACCGTGCTGAATTTCGGCCGCCGCATCGCCGACGGCGTCACCGCGACCGTGCTGCGCGAGCCGGCGGTGATCCAGGCCTATCTCGGCGAGGACGCCGCCGCCGGCCCGGCGGCGAGCCTCAAGACCGACCTCGCACCGGTGTGAGTGCCGCGATGACGACGCCCCTCCTGGAGATCCGCGACCTCGTGGTCCGCTACGGCGAGATCGAGGCCGTGCGCGGCCTGTCCTTCTCGGTCGGCGCCGGGGAGGTGGTGACGCTCTTGGGCTCCAACGGCGCCGGCAAGTCCACCACCCTGAAGGCGATCTCGGGACTGGTGCGGCCCGCCGCCGGCACGATCCTGCTGGAGGGCAAGCCCCTGGAGGGCCTGAAGCCCGAGGCGATCGTGCGCCTCGGCGTCGCCCACGTGCCGGAGGGCCGCCGGGTCTTCCCGGGGCTGACGGTGCGCGAGAACATCATGCTGGGCGCCTCGAACCGGTCGGGCCTGTCCAAGCGGGCGCTGCGCGACGAGGTCGAGGCGATGTTCGACCTGTTCCCGGATATCCGCCGGTTCGGCGACGCGCTGGGCTGGACGCTGTCGGGCGGCCAGCTCCAGATGGTGGCGCTCGCCCGCGGCCTGATGGCCAAGCCCCGCATCCTGCTCCTCGACGAGCCCTCGCTCGGCCTCGCCCCGGTGATCGTCCAGGCGGTGTTCGCGATCATCGCCGAGGTGCGCCGCCGCGGCACCACGGTGCTGCTGGTCGAGCAGAACGCCCGAATGGGCCTCTCGGTGGCCGACCGCGGCTACGTGCTGGAGACCGGGCGGCTGGTCCTCTCGGGCGATCCGGAATCGCTCTGGGCGAATGACGAGATCCGGTCGGCCTATCTCGGCGGGCGCGCGAAGGCGGAGGCGCTGGCGGCGGGGTGAGGGTGTTTCCCACCGTCATCGCGAGCGAAGCGGAGCGACCCAGGGTCGCGCGAGGTTCGGAAAACGTGGCGCTGCCCTGGATGGCTTCGCTTACGCTCGCAACGACGGCGGCTCAGTCCAGCGCGTAGCCCAGAAGGCCCTCGGCGGTCTGCCCCTCGCAGCCCTTGTCCAGCGACACGAAGTGGTCGTGGCCGCCGGCGTTGCAGCGGTAGAGCGGGTGGCTGCCCCGGTGCGGGGCCTCGTAGACGTAGCCGGTCTGCCCCAGCGGCGTGTGCCCCTCGCAGTTCGGGTCGCGGCTGAGGAAGTGGTCGGCGCCGGCCACGCAGCTCATCAGCTTCGCGGTGCCGGGCCGGGGCAGCGTGAACACGGATCCGAGGGTGGATTCGATCGTGTAGTCCGGCGCCGTGTAGCCCGTGGTGACCCAGTGCCCGGCCGGCCCGACCGCCCGCTTCAGGGG
The sequence above is drawn from the Methylobacterium mesophilicum SR1.6/6 genome and encodes:
- a CDS encoding twin-arginine translocation signal domain-containing protein, whose translation is MRLVDRRTPVDRRTFLKGAAAAAPAAALASRVTSEAWAEGAQALTPHSLKTLVLMARDIYPHDQLSDQYYRTAILPWDAKAAADAGTRTLLEEGVAGLDAAAKAQHGKPYLDVGWEDDRVPLLRGIETGEFFKKIRADLVVSLYNQKPLWRKLGYEGSSAEHGGYLERGFNDIDWVDKV
- a CDS encoding ABC transporter ATP-binding protein is translated as MTTPLLEIRDLVVRYGEIEAVRGLSFSVGAGEVVTLLGSNGAGKSTTLKAISGLVRPAAGTILLEGKPLEGLKPEAIVRLGVAHVPEGRRVFPGLTVRENIMLGASNRSGLSKRALRDEVEAMFDLFPDIRRFGDALGWTLSGGQLQMVALARGLMAKPRILLLDEPSLGLAPVIVQAVFAIIAEVRRRGTTVLLVEQNARMGLSVADRGYVLETGRLVLSGDPESLWANDEIRSAYLGGRAKAEALAAG
- a CDS encoding ABC transporter substrate-binding protein; the protein is MTTTRRVFLTGAASALAGGLAPGVIRSACAQGAGSTVRIGMVLPVTGPGADAGRYALAGAKIALEAVNKAGGVLGKPLEIVTEDDQTTNPGAVFAFSKLASQSDLVGFLGSIRSTQNHAMAPDILKTGKPVCFGGTDPVLTQLGNPWLFRFRPNDSFSAQVIAEHGVNGLGKKKWAIIHSTDAFGTSGAKALTESLGKGGATVALDQGYTNQSQDFTPVVLAIRQSGADVIGSYFTFENDIGIFARQLRQLGVTAPWVGSPSITNVTALKLAGPSLYGTYGVADYAEESSDAARAYGKAYRAVMKIAPDNQSSWTFDAVTVLAKAINAAGKTDPQAIREAILAVRGHEGAEGTYNFDKNGDGLHGYNVVRNDKGNIVFDRRIDFYKG
- a CDS encoding branched-chain amino acid ABC transporter ATP-binding protein/permease, yielding MSGTPSPIAAAAPVPAPRRFPLGSLAYAVLAAGLVALAATTPLNGYALNILMQAATYAIAVIGLTVVLGLCGQINLAQAGFFGIGAYAVGLGTVDGGLNFWICLITGLGLAVVLGAALGASTLRLGGHYLAMVTISFQQILTLVLTNWIPVTHGPDGVPNIRRPALFADGQSYLALCVLVLAIVGWLVWHMPRTRLGRAMRAVRDNELAAGVSGIDIYRTKVAAFALGALLAGLGGGLFAGSFTYISPDQFSFAESIVFLTMALLGGVGSPVGAVIGTALLILIPEWLRFLKEIPGLYLAIYGLAVILIVVFMPDGIWGFLGDQVRRLRRARPAPAPAAELTLSQGEASGAPMLEVSELAKHFGGLKAVDAVSFTVARGGIHALIGPNGSGKTTTLNVLSGLYSPTGGTVRLAGQDVTRLPPHRRAAAGIGRTFQNIRLFRSMSALENVVIGAERPNNPLGASDRASLEARARAALAFVGLEGRAEEPISGFSYGHQRLIEIARALAGNPVLLLLDEPAAGLNSSEKNALTVLLRRMAAKGLTILIIDHDMTLVSDVASHVTVLNFGRRIADGVTATVLREPAVIQAYLGEDAAAGPAASLKTDLAPV
- a CDS encoding branched-chain amino acid ABC transporter permease → MDLILQLLFTGIGIGSVYALVALGFVLIFRATNVVNFAQGEFSMVAAFLMVVFAVDLQWPYWLSLLLTLGGMALLGALFNLGVYYPLRHRSYLPVIISTIGASIFLANTTLALYGPQPQVLPPVFETQGFLLGPVFLDSQYLLIIAVTAALVAFQYWFFEHTLVGKKLQATSQDKEMAALLGIPVAGMIMLTFVYSAVLGGIAGILVAPVLFVSIQMGATIALKAFAATIIGGFGDVTGAIIGGLALGIIETFGAAYVSVPYKDAFAFLVLIVFLVVRPQGLFGERVAEKA